One Desulfobulbus oligotrophicus DNA segment encodes these proteins:
- a CDS encoding acetyl-CoA C-acetyltransferase: MREAVIVSAVRTPLGTFNGSLASVGATQLGALVIAEAVQRAGIGKEEVDEAIMGMVLPCGYGQNPAKQAAVQAGMPWEIEAVTINKVCGSGLKAVMLAAQAIQVGDAEVVVAGGMENMSMAPYFLKKARFGYRMGDATMHDHMVHDGLWDIVNDFHMGISNELCSERYKISREDQDRYAAESYRRTLAAQAAGTFEDEIMAVEVPQRRGEPKVFQQDECPQATSYEQLGKMKPAFKQGGVTTAGNASIISDGAAAVVVMSREKAESLGCTILATIGAQASYGIDMKYVLVAPIWAIPKCLKKEGLSSEDIDLYEINEAFSGSTVAVLNTLELDASKVNVNGGSVALGHPIGASGCRLLVTLLHEMVRRDKKRGLVSLCLGGGEAVAMIVKR, encoded by the coding sequence ATGCGTGAAGCGGTGATTGTCAGTGCGGTTCGAACACCCCTTGGTACCTTTAATGGTTCATTGGCCTCTGTCGGTGCCACTCAACTGGGGGCATTGGTGATAGCAGAGGCGGTGCAACGGGCCGGCATCGGCAAAGAAGAGGTTGATGAGGCCATCATGGGTATGGTGCTGCCCTGTGGCTATGGTCAGAACCCGGCTAAACAGGCGGCGGTTCAGGCTGGAATGCCCTGGGAAATTGAGGCTGTTACCATCAATAAAGTCTGCGGTTCCGGATTAAAGGCAGTGATGCTGGCAGCCCAGGCCATTCAGGTGGGAGATGCCGAGGTGGTGGTTGCCGGTGGTATGGAAAATATGAGCATGGCCCCGTATTTTCTCAAAAAAGCCCGTTTCGGGTATCGCATGGGCGATGCCACCATGCATGACCATATGGTGCATGACGGTCTGTGGGATATTGTCAACGACTTTCACATGGGTATTTCCAATGAACTCTGTTCCGAACGCTACAAGATCAGCCGGGAAGACCAGGATCGTTACGCCGCTGAATCGTATCGCCGTACCCTGGCAGCCCAGGCTGCCGGTACGTTTGAGGATGAGATTATGGCTGTGGAGGTTCCGCAGCGCCGGGGAGAACCCAAGGTGTTCCAACAGGACGAATGTCCGCAGGCGACCAGCTACGAACAGCTCGGCAAGATGAAACCGGCATTCAAGCAGGGCGGGGTGACCACTGCCGGGAACGCCTCCATCATCAGCGACGGTGCAGCTGCCGTGGTGGTGATGAGCCGGGAAAAGGCTGAATCGTTAGGCTGCACCATCCTTGCCACCATCGGTGCGCAGGCATCGTACGGTATTGATATGAAGTACGTTCTGGTGGCTCCCATCTGGGCAATCCCCAAGTGTCTGAAAAAGGAAGGACTCTCCAGCGAAGATATTGACCTGTATGAGATCAATGAGGCCTTCAGCGGGTCCACAGTGGCGGTTTTAAACACCCTGGAGCTTGATGCATCTAAAGTCAATGTCAACGGCGGCAGTGTTGCCCTCGGACACCCCATCGGTGCCAGCGGCTGTCGCCTGCTGGTGACCCTGCTGCATGAGATGGTCCGCCGGGACAAGAAACGAGGTCTGGTTTCCCTGTGTCTCGGTGGCGGTGAGGCTGTGGCTATGATTGTTAAACGATGA
- a CDS encoding acyl-CoA dehydrogenase family protein, with the protein MNFDLTEEQKLIQETARDFAREELEPVAARLDQEKDRSTLLAGLNKLAELGFMGLNIKETYGGAEAGVVAFSVAMTEIARACASTAVTVSVNNMVCEVIQAIGSEEQKIHYIPKICSGEYAAGSFGLTETSAGSDPSGMSTTAVKDGDSYVLNGSKIFITSAPYAGVFVVWAVTDKEAPKGKGISCFLIEAGTPGLTIGKEEHKMGQHASATNELIFDNCRVPASAMMGKPNDGFRIAVAELAGGRIGIGSLGLGIGLAAMDQAARYATERVQFNQKISNFQAIQWMIADSYTELEAARLLLLNAAFRKEQGRTFAKEASMAKLYATESANRACYNAMQILGGYGYTQDFPIERYTRDVRITTIYEGTSEIQRLIIAREILRGLSV; encoded by the coding sequence ATGAATTTTGACTTAACCGAGGAACAAAAACTGATCCAGGAAACGGCGCGTGATTTTGCCAGGGAGGAACTGGAACCAGTGGCAGCCAGACTGGATCAGGAAAAGGATCGATCCACCCTGCTTGCCGGCCTGAACAAACTGGCTGAGCTGGGATTTATGGGTCTGAACATCAAGGAGACTTACGGTGGTGCCGAGGCCGGTGTTGTCGCCTTCAGTGTTGCCATGACCGAAATCGCGCGAGCCTGCGCTTCGACGGCGGTTACCGTCTCAGTGAACAACATGGTCTGTGAAGTTATCCAGGCCATTGGTTCTGAAGAGCAGAAAATACACTATATCCCCAAGATCTGTTCAGGAGAGTACGCAGCCGGCAGTTTTGGTTTGACGGAAACCTCCGCCGGCTCCGATCCTTCGGGCATGAGCACCACTGCAGTTAAAGATGGTGATTCCTATGTTCTCAACGGTTCGAAGATCTTTATCACCAGCGCTCCTTATGCCGGAGTGTTTGTGGTCTGGGCGGTGACTGACAAAGAGGCGCCCAAAGGGAAAGGCATCAGCTGTTTCCTGATTGAAGCGGGTACACCGGGACTGACCATCGGCAAAGAAGAACACAAGATGGGGCAGCATGCCTCTGCAACCAACGAACTGATTTTTGATAACTGCAGAGTACCGGCCTCAGCAATGATGGGTAAGCCGAACGACGGCTTTCGGATAGCTGTTGCAGAACTGGCCGGAGGCCGGATCGGTATCGGTTCGCTTGGTCTGGGTATCGGCCTGGCAGCCATGGATCAGGCGGCCCGCTATGCCACTGAGCGCGTTCAGTTTAATCAGAAGATCAGTAACTTTCAGGCGATACAGTGGATGATCGCAGATTCGTATACTGAACTGGAGGCAGCCCGGTTGTTGCTGCTGAACGCTGCTTTTCGCAAGGAACAGGGACGGACCTTTGCTAAAGAGGCCTCCATGGCCAAACTCTATGCCACGGAGAGTGCCAATCGGGCCTGTTATAATGCCATGCAGATACTCGGCGGCTATGGCTACACCCAGGATTTTCCGATTGAACGGTACACTCGCGATGTGCGTATCACCACAATCTACGAAGGAACCAGTGAAATTCAGCGTCTGATTATCGCCCGCGAAATTCTTCGTGGACTATCGGTCTGA
- a CDS encoding CoA transferase subunit A, with amino-acid sequence MSTDKRINLQQAAEIVKNGSSLTFSGFTIWRRPTAIVYELIRQHRRGLHLIEVNGGPQTEFLVGAGCVDIWESCWVGHELYGKYGANLSRKVAEKKILVEDYSHAEMLFRFTAAAMGAPYAVTQTSLGTDIHNPEYDVLGRAGKRDGKRIGKHKYIFTDDPFFDAGPQVLIPAAKVDVAILCVQQVGDEGTVRASGQLYSDTEVARAADITIVMAEEIVPEAYLRRDADHNTISSFEVDYIVECPFGAHPTGMFGKYDVDGAFLKHFFTTTRTQEGFDAFAKEWIFGLDHIGYLEKLGWPRMLNLRANTALNYKPRK; translated from the coding sequence ATGAGCACGGATAAACGTATCAACCTGCAGCAGGCCGCTGAGATCGTCAAAAACGGCTCAAGCCTGACTTTTTCAGGTTTTACCATCTGGCGACGGCCAACGGCTATTGTCTATGAACTGATTCGTCAGCACAGACGCGGACTTCACCTGATAGAGGTGAACGGCGGGCCGCAGACCGAATTTCTGGTCGGTGCCGGTTGTGTGGATATCTGGGAATCCTGCTGGGTCGGTCATGAACTCTACGGTAAGTATGGAGCAAACCTGTCGCGCAAGGTGGCTGAGAAAAAGATCCTGGTGGAAGATTACTCTCACGCCGAGATGCTGTTTCGATTCACAGCGGCTGCCATGGGAGCTCCCTATGCGGTCACGCAGACGTCGCTTGGGACGGATATTCACAATCCGGAGTACGATGTTTTAGGCCGTGCCGGTAAACGTGACGGCAAGCGAATCGGCAAACACAAGTATATCTTTACCGATGATCCTTTTTTTGATGCCGGACCCCAGGTCCTGATCCCGGCTGCCAAGGTTGATGTTGCTATTCTCTGTGTCCAGCAGGTCGGCGACGAGGGGACTGTACGGGCCAGCGGCCAGTTGTACTCGGATACTGAAGTCGCCCGGGCCGCGGACATCACGATTGTTATGGCAGAGGAGATTGTTCCGGAGGCATACCTTCGCCGCGATGCCGACCATAACACCATCTCCAGTTTTGAGGTTGACTATATTGTGGAATGTCCTTTTGGGGCGCATCCCACCGGGATGTTCGGCAAATACGATGTTGACGGCGCCTTTCTTAAGCATTTCTTTACGACCACCCGCACTCAGGAAGGTTTTGATGCGTTTGCAAAAGAATGGATTTTCGGCCTGGATCACATCGGCTATCTGGAGAAACTCGGCTGGCCGCGCATGCTGAATCTTCGGGCCAATACCGCCCTGAACTACAAACCCCGCAAATAA
- a CDS encoding CoA-transferase subunit beta, with translation MMSNYASPEEYGLADLLCCAASQQVQDNEIVFAGTGLPMVAIMLAQKTHAPNLKLIFEAGTLDGRPPELPTSVGDARCETGASRSTGLFDTFSIAQRGYVDLGYLGGAEIDQYGNVNTTCIGNYLDPDLRLTGSGGNPDINSFARRTVFIMVHEKRRFVERVSYITSPGWRVKKWPGGEWVHRRELYGAAFRGGPSAVISTAGVFGFDEEDGHMYLETYHPGKTVDEIKELCQFDLDVSRVKGETAPPTKEELYFIHDVLDPDEIFIPRVKKA, from the coding sequence ATGATGAGTAACTACGCATCGCCTGAAGAGTATGGTCTGGCTGATCTGCTCTGTTGTGCCGCATCACAGCAAGTGCAGGATAATGAGATCGTTTTTGCCGGCACCGGACTGCCGATGGTGGCCATCATGCTGGCCCAGAAAACCCATGCTCCCAATCTGAAATTGATCTTTGAAGCCGGAACCCTGGACGGCCGACCGCCGGAGCTGCCGACTTCGGTCGGGGATGCCCGGTGTGAAACCGGGGCCTCCCGATCCACGGGGCTGTTTGACACCTTTTCCATTGCCCAGCGCGGCTATGTGGATCTCGGTTACCTTGGCGGTGCTGAAATTGACCAGTACGGCAATGTCAACACCACCTGCATCGGCAACTACCTGGACCCGGACCTCCGCCTGACCGGTAGTGGAGGTAACCCGGACATCAACTCCTTTGCCCGCCGGACAGTGTTCATCATGGTCCATGAAAAGCGACGTTTTGTCGAGCGGGTCAGTTATATCACCAGTCCCGGCTGGCGGGTTAAAAAATGGCCGGGCGGCGAATGGGTTCATCGTCGTGAACTCTATGGCGCCGCCTTCCGGGGAGGGCCATCGGCTGTCATCAGTACTGCCGGAGTTTTCGGCTTTGATGAAGAGGATGGCCACATGTATCTGGAAACGTATCATCCCGGTAAAACTGTTGATGAAATCAAAGAGTTGTGTCAGTTCGACCTGGATGTCTCGCGGGTAAAGGGCGAGACGGCGCCGCCGACCAAAGAGGAGCTGTATTTCATCCACGATGTGCTTGATCCGGATGAGATCTTTATCCCCAGGGTGAAGAAAGCCTGA
- the nuoE gene encoding NADH-quinone oxidoreductase subunit NuoE: MSTHQDLAPILAEYERTRENLIPLLQEVQDHFHYLSVEAVQAVADHLQLSANDVYGVATFYAQFRFVPPGRHHIKVCEGTACHVRGSDRILENISRLTGLVPGQTSADGRFSLERVACFGSCALAPVMVIDEKVYGRMTASKTTKLIEDKK, from the coding sequence ATGTCCACACACCAGGATCTCGCACCTATCCTTGCCGAGTACGAGAGGACTCGCGAAAATCTCATTCCTCTGCTGCAGGAGGTGCAGGATCATTTCCACTATCTTTCGGTTGAGGCGGTTCAGGCTGTGGCAGACCATCTGCAGCTGTCTGCAAACGATGTCTATGGAGTGGCCACCTTTTATGCCCAGTTTCGTTTTGTGCCCCCCGGCCGCCATCATATCAAGGTCTGTGAGGGAACAGCCTGCCACGTACGCGGTTCGGATCGCATTCTGGAAAACATCAGTCGGTTAACCGGTCTTGTGCCTGGTCAAACCAGTGCCGACGGCCGTTTCAGCCTGGAACGGGTCGCCTGTTTCGGTTCCTGTGCCCTGGCACCGGTGATGGTGATAGACGAAAAGGTGTACGGCCGTATGACTGCTTCCAAAACGACTAAGCTCATTGAGGACAAGAAATGA
- the nuoF gene encoding NADH-quinone oxidoreductase subunit NuoF — protein MSFAAQQQQARTSWQTFEHPDRQRILIGSATCGRAAGALEVLHAFRSELHKQGLADTVDIYEVGCLGMCYAEVLVEIRGRDGRRILYQSVEPRHVADLVSTHLAGNEVYTPKVLALMQGVDEDIPTFTDLPMIRPQERIVLRNCGYIDPTRIDHYLARGGYSGLARALAMGPEQVIEEIKRSGLRGRGGAGFPTGVKWGFARSTPADQKYVICNADEGDPGAFMDRSVLEGDPHAVLEGLLIAGYAVGATRGYVYCRAEYPLAIERLQGAIAQMREQGFLGDNILGCGFDFDIKIKKGAGAFVCGEETSLMQSIEGKRGMPLSKPPFPAVSGLFGKPTNINNVETLAAVSAIMEKGAPWYTSFGTEKSPGTKTFALAGKITRTGLIEVPMGISLRTIIDEIGGGVLDGKGFKAVQTGGPSGGCIPAQFIDLAVDYERLAEVGSIMGSGGMIVIDDESCMVDMARYFLTFTENESCGKCVPCRMGTQHLLRILTAITEGRGEPEQLKVLERIGDTMKNASLCGLGQTAANPVLTTLHYFADEYRAHIEDHRCPAGACRALIRFDIDQTRCTGCGACVRACPVQAISGNKKEPHVLDQELCIRCGSCRLVCKFEAVQVS, from the coding sequence ATGAGTTTCGCAGCGCAACAGCAACAGGCCCGGACATCCTGGCAGACTTTTGAACATCCTGATCGGCAACGTATCCTCATCGGGTCTGCAACCTGTGGCCGGGCAGCCGGTGCCCTTGAAGTGCTGCACGCTTTTCGCAGCGAACTGCACAAACAGGGTCTGGCCGACACCGTTGATATCTACGAGGTCGGCTGTCTGGGGATGTGTTATGCCGAGGTGCTGGTTGAGATACGCGGACGTGACGGTCGGCGGATACTGTACCAGAGCGTTGAACCCAGGCATGTGGCCGATCTGGTGTCAACGCATCTTGCCGGCAACGAGGTGTACACGCCCAAGGTGCTGGCACTGATGCAAGGCGTTGACGAAGATATCCCCACGTTTACCGATCTCCCCATGATCCGTCCGCAAGAACGTATTGTCCTGCGCAACTGCGGCTACATCGACCCCACCAGAATTGATCACTACCTTGCCCGGGGCGGATACAGCGGTCTGGCCCGAGCCCTTGCCATGGGGCCGGAACAGGTCATTGAAGAGATCAAAAGATCCGGTCTGCGTGGTCGTGGCGGCGCCGGTTTTCCCACTGGTGTTAAATGGGGTTTTGCCCGCAGTACACCAGCTGATCAGAAGTATGTTATCTGCAATGCCGACGAAGGTGATCCCGGGGCATTTATGGACCGTTCCGTGCTTGAAGGAGATCCGCACGCTGTGCTCGAAGGGTTGCTGATTGCCGGTTACGCTGTCGGCGCCACCCGTGGCTATGTGTATTGCCGGGCCGAGTATCCCCTGGCCATTGAGCGCTTGCAGGGGGCTATAGCCCAGATGCGCGAACAGGGATTTCTGGGGGATAACATCCTTGGTTGCGGATTTGATTTTGACATTAAAATTAAAAAGGGTGCCGGTGCCTTTGTCTGTGGTGAAGAGACCTCATTGATGCAGAGTATCGAAGGAAAAAGGGGAATGCCTCTTTCCAAACCGCCGTTTCCAGCGGTCTCCGGACTGTTCGGCAAACCGACCAATATCAATAATGTTGAAACACTGGCAGCCGTGTCGGCGATTATGGAAAAGGGGGCACCATGGTACACCTCTTTCGGCACAGAGAAAAGTCCAGGTACCAAGACCTTTGCTCTTGCCGGTAAGATTACGCGTACCGGGCTCATTGAAGTACCCATGGGTATCAGTCTCCGGACGATTATCGATGAAATCGGCGGTGGTGTTCTTGACGGTAAAGGGTTCAAGGCCGTACAAACCGGTGGGCCTTCCGGAGGCTGCATTCCTGCACAGTTCATCGACCTTGCCGTTGATTACGAACGATTGGCCGAAGTCGGCTCAATCATGGGTTCCGGCGGTATGATCGTCATTGACGACGAATCATGCATGGTTGATATGGCGCGCTACTTCCTCACCTTCACAGAAAATGAATCCTGTGGAAAATGTGTGCCGTGCCGGATGGGAACACAGCATCTTCTCCGTATCCTGACCGCCATAACAGAAGGCAGGGGAGAGCCTGAGCAGCTGAAGGTTTTAGAGCGGATCGGCGATACCATGAAAAATGCCTCACTCTGCGGATTGGGGCAAACAGCAGCCAACCCTGTTCTGACCACCCTGCACTACTTTGCCGATGAATATCGGGCCCATATTGAAGACCACAGATGTCCGGCCGGTGCCTGCCGGGCCCTTATTCGGTTTGATATTGATCAGACGCGCTGTACCGGCTGCGGTGCCTGTGTACGGGCCTGTCCGGTACAGGCAATCAGCGGTAATAAGAAAGAACCGCACGTGCTCGATCAGGAGCTGTGCATCCGTTGCGGATCCTGCCGTCTGGTCTGCAAGTTTGAAGCTGTTCAGGTCAGCTGA
- a CDS encoding sulfide/dihydroorotate dehydrogenase-like FAD/NAD-binding protein gives MGIVSLTINDRPVEVESGATVLEAARAAGISIPTICAHKDLNPHGSCRMCIVEIEGVRGYPTSCTTPVAPGMRVTTESERLTTLRNRTLELMFSGHPNSCLVCLHREACEQYRPQAVKAARSTRCGFCANRDECDLREMALRAGSRELHLPTLYGSYPLERDDPFMDRDYNLCILCGRCWRICEKIHGQPAISIINRGKWARIGTAFSQSHLYSGCTFCGACIDICPTGTLTDRFARWHGKPDKETASTCLLCSEGCSILSQSKRGQLVANTMIGFDSTDSLCAVGRFAYAQIVNSSGRLIRPMVREGEDLIPTDWEAALQTAATGLLAAQEKVATVISETITREERFLYQQLTRCLGDELFVLSASKSKDNEAAAALTAAVQKGTVQALIVNGPLVPAEVVEQVPFVLAIDCLPSELARLATVVLPAAILSETEGSFRTSAGVIKNIVAVSKAPGFARPEWSILCDLGRTLGFDGFTHPTAMAVGDLIDDDPAPGIFAGNPRHNVREVPFRYRGHDLATLVPALAAFKPAHSVKPLPAEEAADEGFAILEKQEIVPNMHFFKVDAPQVAKFAQPGQFVILMARETSERSPFTLVDWNAEEGWISLVIEEVGRSSRELASLQSGGRIAHVSGPLGMPMAIEKKGTVLLGGGCYGIGAIYPLARALRQAGNRVICTIEASSSYLLYQQAELQQVCDELIVATKDGSAGVRGGVQEVLSLVAAREPIHQFIAIGCTFMMRMVTELSRTLNIPTLVALNPIMVDGTGMCGACRVSIDKTTRFACIDGPIFDGHGVDWDELASRRSAYARQEVEALSQQVDLNALVFRPAGESCGCGGH, from the coding sequence ATGGGGATTGTCAGTTTAACCATTAATGACCGTCCGGTTGAAGTGGAATCCGGAGCAACGGTGTTGGAAGCTGCTCGTGCGGCCGGTATCAGCATTCCCACCATCTGTGCCCATAAAGATCTGAACCCGCACGGGTCCTGCCGCATGTGCATTGTTGAGATAGAGGGTGTACGCGGTTATCCCACCTCCTGCACCACCCCGGTGGCACCCGGCATGCGCGTGACCACCGAATCAGAGCGTCTTACCACCCTGCGCAATCGCACTCTGGAACTGATGTTCTCCGGTCATCCGAACAGCTGTCTGGTCTGTCTGCACCGGGAGGCCTGTGAGCAGTACCGGCCGCAGGCCGTCAAGGCGGCACGATCAACGCGCTGTGGTTTCTGTGCCAACCGTGACGAGTGTGATCTGCGCGAGATGGCGTTGCGAGCCGGAAGCAGGGAGCTTCACCTGCCGACCCTGTACGGTTCGTATCCGCTGGAACGGGATGATCCGTTCATGGATCGTGACTATAACCTCTGTATTCTCTGCGGCAGATGCTGGCGTATCTGTGAAAAGATTCATGGTCAACCGGCCATATCCATTATCAACCGGGGCAAATGGGCTCGCATTGGTACCGCCTTTTCCCAGAGTCACCTCTATTCCGGTTGTACTTTCTGTGGTGCCTGCATTGATATCTGTCCCACCGGCACCCTGACGGACAGGTTTGCCCGCTGGCACGGGAAACCCGACAAAGAAACGGCATCGACCTGTCTTCTGTGCAGCGAGGGCTGTTCGATACTCTCTCAGAGTAAGCGGGGGCAGTTGGTGGCCAACACCATGATCGGATTTGACAGTACCGACAGTCTCTGTGCTGTGGGGCGTTTTGCCTATGCCCAGATCGTCAACTCCAGCGGTCGGTTGATTCGTCCCATGGTACGGGAAGGTGAAGACCTCATTCCCACGGATTGGGAGGCAGCGCTGCAAACAGCTGCAACTGGTCTGCTTGCTGCACAAGAGAAGGTTGCAACGGTGATTTCTGAAACCATCACCCGCGAAGAGCGATTTCTCTATCAGCAGTTAACTCGCTGTCTCGGCGACGAACTGTTTGTGCTGTCCGCCTCGAAGAGTAAAGATAATGAGGCGGCAGCCGCACTGACCGCCGCTGTTCAGAAGGGGACTGTTCAGGCACTCATTGTAAACGGGCCGTTGGTACCTGCCGAAGTTGTAGAACAGGTACCCTTTGTCCTGGCCATTGATTGTCTGCCCTCGGAACTCGCACGTCTGGCCACCGTGGTCCTGCCTGCAGCGATTCTCAGTGAAACAGAAGGCAGTTTTCGCACCAGTGCCGGTGTGATTAAAAACATCGTTGCCGTAAGCAAGGCGCCTGGTTTTGCCCGGCCGGAATGGTCGATTCTTTGTGATCTCGGTCGGACCTTGGGGTTTGACGGGTTTACGCATCCCACGGCTATGGCAGTTGGCGATCTCATTGATGATGATCCTGCTCCCGGGATATTTGCCGGTAATCCCCGTCATAATGTCCGTGAAGTACCGTTTCGTTACCGGGGGCACGATCTTGCTACCCTTGTGCCCGCCCTGGCGGCATTCAAGCCGGCGCACAGTGTGAAACCACTGCCGGCTGAAGAGGCAGCGGATGAGGGGTTCGCAATCCTTGAAAAACAGGAGATTGTCCCCAATATGCACTTTTTCAAAGTTGACGCGCCCCAGGTGGCCAAATTTGCCCAGCCCGGCCAGTTTGTTATCCTTATGGCCCGGGAAACCTCGGAACGCTCTCCCTTTACCCTGGTGGATTGGAATGCCGAGGAAGGGTGGATCTCCCTGGTTATTGAAGAGGTCGGACGTTCCAGCCGCGAGTTGGCCTCACTGCAGAGCGGTGGACGCATTGCCCATGTCAGCGGTCCGCTGGGCATGCCTATGGCCATTGAAAAGAAAGGGACGGTTCTGCTCGGTGGCGGCTGCTACGGAATCGGAGCGATCTATCCGCTGGCCCGGGCCCTTCGCCAGGCCGGTAATCGGGTGATCTGCACTATTGAGGCATCCTCCTCCTATCTCCTCTATCAACAGGCAGAACTGCAACAGGTGTGCGATGAGCTGATTGTCGCCACCAAAGACGGCAGTGCCGGTGTCCGGGGCGGTGTCCAGGAGGTGTTGTCGCTGGTTGCCGCCCGGGAACCCATTCACCAGTTTATTGCCATTGGCTGTACTTTTATGATGCGCATGGTGACGGAGCTGAGCCGCACACTCAATATTCCAACCCTGGTGGCGTTGAATCCGATCATGGTCGATGGCACCGGTATGTGTGGCGCCTGCCGGGTTTCCATTGACAAGACAACCCGCTTTGCCTGCATAGACGGGCCGATTTTTGATGGGCATGGAGTTGATTGGGATGAGTTGGCCTCGCGGCGCAGCGCCTATGCCCGCCAGGAAGTGGAGGCATTGTCACAACAGGTTGATCTGAATGCGCTGGTGTTCCGACCTGCCGGAGAAAGCTGCGGCTGTGGCGGCCATTAA
- the gltA gene encoding NADPH-dependent glutamate synthase, which produces MKTSNDVQQEKNASPKKTRLKVPRQPMPEQDPRRRRYNFEEVPRGYSEETAILEATRCIQCKKPGCVAGCPVNIHIPAFIKLIAEGRFVDALLKLKEQTALPAVCGRVCPQETQCEAQCILGKKGEPVAIGRLERFAADYARKHGEVPDPVKAAATGKRVAVIGSGPAGITVAGELARWGHAVVVFEALHLAGGVLMYGIPQFRLPKEIVQYEINALQRLGVQIRTDYVIGRSETVPQLLTQGFDAVFIATGAGLPVFLGIPGENAIGVFSANEFLTRANLMRAIDFPHFATSPIRPQRAVTVGGGNVAMDSARTALRLGSESTIVYRRSKAEMPARAEEVHHAEEEGVAFHLLTNPVQILFDAQNRVTGVECLRMELGEPDASGRRRPVAVEGSEFVVPADTVIVAIGNQPNPLVPQTSPEITTSKWGTIIADSETMMTSMPGVFAGGDIVSGAATVISAMGQGKKAASAMHRYLTGQEPPQL; this is translated from the coding sequence ATGAAAACATCCAACGATGTTCAACAGGAAAAGAACGCTTCTCCTAAAAAAACACGGCTGAAGGTTCCCCGTCAGCCCATGCCGGAGCAGGATCCGCGCCGCCGACGGTACAACTTTGAAGAGGTACCCCGTGGCTACAGTGAAGAGACAGCCATACTGGAGGCCACACGCTGTATTCAGTGTAAAAAACCGGGTTGTGTTGCCGGTTGTCCGGTCAACATCCATATCCCTGCATTTATCAAGCTGATAGCAGAAGGCCGGTTTGTCGACGCGTTGCTCAAATTAAAGGAACAGACCGCACTGCCGGCGGTCTGCGGCCGCGTCTGTCCTCAGGAAACCCAGTGCGAGGCACAGTGTATTCTCGGGAAAAAGGGCGAACCTGTTGCCATCGGCAGGCTGGAACGTTTTGCCGCTGACTATGCCCGCAAACACGGGGAGGTACCGGATCCGGTGAAGGCGGCAGCCACCGGCAAACGGGTGGCGGTCATCGGTTCCGGCCCGGCAGGGATCACCGTAGCCGGTGAGCTGGCTCGCTGGGGCCATGCGGTGGTGGTGTTCGAGGCCTTGCATCTTGCCGGTGGTGTCCTCATGTATGGCATCCCGCAGTTTCGTTTACCCAAGGAAATCGTCCAGTATGAGATCAATGCTCTGCAGCGGCTTGGTGTACAGATCCGCACGGATTACGTGATCGGCAGATCCGAGACTGTGCCGCAGCTTCTCACCCAGGGTTTTGACGCGGTATTCATTGCCACTGGTGCAGGGCTTCCTGTTTTTCTCGGCATACCAGGTGAAAACGCCATTGGTGTGTTTTCCGCCAACGAATTTCTTACCCGTGCCAATCTGATGCGGGCCATTGATTTTCCGCATTTTGCCACTTCTCCCATCCGTCCGCAACGGGCTGTGACCGTTGGCGGCGGCAATGTGGCCATGGATTCGGCGCGGACAGCGCTTCGGCTCGGCAGCGAATCAACCATTGTTTATCGACGCAGTAAGGCCGAAATGCCGGCCAGGGCCGAAGAGGTGCACCATGCTGAGGAAGAGGGCGTGGCCTTTCATCTGCTGACCAATCCTGTGCAAATACTTTTTGATGCCCAAAATCGGGTGACAGGCGTTGAATGTCTGCGCATGGAGCTGGGTGAACCTGATGCATCCGGACGACGGCGGCCGGTGGCTGTTGAGGGCAGCGAATTTGTCGTACCCGCTGATACGGTTATTGTGGCCATCGGCAATCAACCCAACCCGCTGGTCCCGCAGACGTCACCGGAAATTACGACCAGTAAATGGGGGACGATCATAGCTGATTCTGAAACAATGATGACCTCCATGCCGGGTGTCTTTGCCGGCGGTGATATAGTTTCCGGTGCGGCAACAGTGATCAGTGCCATGGGCCAGGGGAAGAAGGCGGCTTCTGCCATGCATCGCTATCTGACCGGCCAGGAACCACCCCAGCTCTGA